The sequence GTTACCATGTGCATACTGCCCAGTACCATATTTTTCATCTGCTACTTTCATTTCTGTAATCTCATGAATTTCAAACCCATAGTAATCATGGTTTGCAATAGATGGTGTTGTAAATATTGAATCTAGTTTTAAACCAAATGCTTTTTTACCACCCATTAATCTTGCTAATCCAGCAGGATCATGAAATACTGACCAAGTGTAATGCCAAGAAGAACCTTCTGTAAAAGCTCCACCCCATGCTTCTGGAATAAATGGCGTTTGCCAAGAACCATCTTTTAATTTAGCACGCATAAAGTTTGTACTTGGATCAAATACATTTTTATAATTGTTTGCTCTTTTAGCAAATAAATCAATTTCTGCTTGAGGTTTACCAAGAGCTTCTGCTAATTTCATGATACAATAATCATCATAAGCATATTCTAATGTTCTTGCAGTATTTTCATGAATACCAACATCGTAAGGAATGTAGCCTAAGTTGTTGTAATAATCTACACCCATACGGCCAACTGAACCTAGAGGACCGTGATTTTTAGTATTCTTGATAATAGCGGCATACAGTGTTTCAACATCATATCCTCTAATTCCTTTTAAATAAGAATCTGCAATTAAAGATGCCGAGTTAGAACCAATCATACAATCTCTATGACCAGGTGAAGCCCATTCAGGTAACCAACCACTTTCGTTATATGTATTCACTAAACCGCTCATAATATTGCTGTTCAATTCTGGATACATCACTGTAAAGAAAGGAAAAACTGCTCTAAACGTATCCCAGAAGCCATTATCAGTAAACATATAACCGTCTAATACTTCGCCATTATATGGAGAGTAGTGTACTAATTTATTGTCTACATCATACTCATAAAATTTACGAGGAAACAATAATGTACGGTACATAGAAGTATAGAAATTCTGCATACTTCTTTCAGAACCACCTTCAACCTTTAAGCGGTTAAACTGTTCGTTCCATGTATATTGTGCTTCATTTTTAACTTCTTCAAAAGACTTATTTCCAATCTCTCTAGACAAGTTAATTTCTGCTTGCTCATGAGAAATGAATGATGAAGCAACTCTTGCTGTGATTACCTCACCTTCTTTTGTATTAAACTTAACATACCCTGCAGTTCTATCTGCTTTCAACTCTTTACTTGCAGTAGCTTCTTTTCCATTCCAAGTACCTTGTGTTGTAAATTCTTTATCAAATTGAATAACATAATAGTTAGCAAAGTTTTTAGGAACACCACCATGGTTGTTTGTTACGTAACCAATAATTTTCTTTTCTTCTGGAATTATCTTCACAAAAGAGCCCTGGTTATAACCATCTACTAATACTATTGCATCTTTAGTTTTAGGGAATGTAAACTGGAAAATTGCACCTCTTGTAGTTGGAGCAACTTCTGCTTTTGTATTATATGTTTCTAAATTAACACTGTAATAATGAGGTTTTGCAACTTCATTATCATGAGTGTATTTAGATTGTCTTTCTTTTTCATTAAACTTTACTTCACCAGTCATTGGGAAAATTGAAAATGCAGCATAATCATTTATCCACGGACTTGGTTGGTGTGTTTGTTTAATACCATTTATACTATCTTTTTGGTACATATATGCCCAACCATCGCCATTATTATTGGTTTGAGGTGTCCAGAAGTTCATTCCCCAAGGTGTGGCTACAGCAGGATATGTATTTCCTGTAGATAATCTAAAATCTGATAATGAACCAACTTGAGTACTCACATACTTTGTGTAGTCGGTTAATACTTTCTTCTCTTCTTTTTGCGTACAAGCAAATAACAAAGAAGTGATGAAAGCGATTAATAAGTAATTTTTAAATTTCATTTGATATGATATTGGATAGTAATTAATTATCTAATTGAAGTGATGAAACAGGTATATCTCCTTCTTTAGCACCAAATGCCTTATTTGGCTTAGGTCCCATTTTAAAAGTTAAAACGCCTCCTTCAGAAATTTGATCTTGTGTGATATAACTTGTTGTAATTTCTTTTCCATTTAAAGACAGAGATTGAACGTATTTATTTTTATCAGAATTATTCTTTGCTACAACAATAAATGTTCTTCCATTGCCTAAGTCCATGCTTACTCTATCAAATATTGGAGAGCCGATGATATATTGTTTATCGCCTGGACAAACTGGATAAAAGCCCATTGCAGAGAAAATATACCAAGCCGACATTTGACCACAATCTTCGTTGTTAATCATACCATCGGGCTTATCAGAATACATTTCTGCCATTAATTTTCTTACCATTGCTTGCGTTTTCCAAGCCTCACCTACATAATTATATAAATACGGGTTTGCATGTCCTGGCTCGTCACCATGTGCGTAGCTTCCTACAAAACCAGATATATCTGCGTGTTCTTCTCCTTTCATTTCTAACTCTACACTAAATAATTGATCCAACTCTTTGGCAAAAGCAACTTTACCACCTTTCAATTCAATCAAATCACTTACTGCGTGAGGTACAAAATAATCATAGGCCCATTTATTACCAGAAATCCAATGATCTTGTAATGGCTCCCATTGGTCCATCACTATATCACCAAACCATTCTCCGTTTGCTTTTTTAGGCCAAAACATTTTTCTTTCAGGATGATAAATATTTCTGAAATTATTCGCACGTTTCATGTAATAATTGTACTTATCAATATCTCCAATATCTTTAGCTAATTGAGCAATAACCCAATCCTCGTAAGCATACTCTAAAGTTTTTGATATATTTTTAGGTATATGAGCAGGAACATAGCCCAATTTTATATACTCATTTAAACCTCCATCACCATCAGAACTAGACACTTTATTAAAGTGTGCAATATCATCCATAGCAGCAAAAGCCTCTTTTTTATCAATATCAGCACCTTTCTGAATAGCATCGTAGATTACAGGAACAGATGGATAACCTATCATACAAGTGTTATCAACACCGCAAAGTTCCCATAATGGTAAATGATCTCCTGCATCTTTATAACGTGCAATTAGAGATCTACTAAAATCCTGAGAATATTCTGGAGTTAAAAAGCTAATTAAAGGCTTAGTTGCTCTAAAAGTATCCCATGTAGAAAAACTTGAATAGTTGGTAAAACCTTCTGCTTTAAATGATTTCCCTAAAGCAACATATTTACCATCTATATCCATTGATAAGTTGGGTGCAATAAAGTTATGGTACACACCAGTATAAAAAATCCTACGTTGTTCTTTAGTACCACCTTCAACTTTAAATTTAGATAAAATACCATTCCATTGATTTTGAGCATTCAATTGTGCTAAAGCAAAAGAATTATCTTTTTCGGAACGTAAATTCAATAATGCACCATTAGCACTCACTGCAGAAATACCAACTTTAACTTCTATACTTTCGCCTTCTCTAGTCCTAAAAGTTGCAAAGCCTTTTACATCTTTATCAATTACTTTTAAGTGCTTAGAAAATTTACCTGCTTTTGTTATTTTAAACGCATCGTATGGTTTAGAAAATTCAGCAGAAAAATAAACATATCTTCTACCACCCCAACCTTCACTTAAACAGTAACCACTAATTTCTGTAGCAGAAGTTGTTTCTATTTTTGTCTCTAACACTTTACCAAAGATGATATTAGTTGGATCAAAAATTATATTCGCTTTCTCAGATTCTGGAAAAATATATTTATGAAACCCAACTCGCTTACCCGCGGTTAATTCTGCAGTTACATTGTAATCTTCTAGATATACTTTATAAAACCCTGCTTCTGCTTTTTCATTTTCATGAGAAAATCTAGATCTCCAACCTGTATCTGGTTTATCTTTTTCACCTGCCGTTATCTGTAATTCTCCAACAGTTGGCATAACTAATATATCTCCTAAATCAGACCAGCCTGTACCACTTAGGTGAGTATGACTAAAACCTTTTAAAGTTGAATCTGAATAATGATACCCTGAACACCAATTCCATCCTTTTGTATCTGTATCAGGACTTAATTGAATCATAGAAAACGGTATTGTTGCACCTGGAAATGTATGCACGATTCCGCCAGTTCCGATAAATGGATCTACATTGTTAATTGGTTTTTCTTTGATAATTGGCTTATCATCTGATTTACAAGAGGTAAACAGAGAGATAATTAGAATTAATTGTAGTAATAAAAGGCTATTCCTCTTCATTTTATACTTAGATTATTGGTATTATTCTTATTTAAAAACGCACAATTACGCATAAACAAGCATTTACTTGCAAGATATTGGTGTTTTCATTAAAAACAAAGTTAGTATTTGTTCATTTTTTTGAGTTAAGATTTATTAAGTGTAAAAGAACACATTCGTTGGATTGATAAATTTAAATAGGATGATCTGAATCATTTTTTATACCAAAAATCAATTACTTTAATCTTTAAATAATACAGACTATATAACTCATTTTCTTTATTTTACATTAAAAAATCTTATGCTAAGAATTAAGAATGCAATTAATGTCAATTCAATAAAAATATATGTTTCCTATGTATAGGCATTTTCGGAACAAGAATTGTTTATGTAACTATTGTACGAATTAACAGCATTAAACAAAGGCATCTAATTTAAGGTGTTCAACACATGTATAGCAACTACAAATTAAAGCAAAACTTACTTTTTATATTCTTAAGCATTACTTCTGTAGCGTTTAGTCAAGATGCGCATTTGTCTCAATATTATGCAGCTCCTTTGTACTTAAACCCTGCATTAGTTGGTACTGCTGGAGATGGTAGAGCATCTTTAAACTATAGAAATCAATGGACGGGTTTACCATCAAATTACATGACAATAATGTCTGCTTTTGATACACCTATTCCCTCTAAAAATATATCATTAGGTGTGCAAATACACGAGGATATCATGGGACATAATGCTGGAATGATTCTAGACCGTACCATGTTTAATGCTACTGGTGGGTATAAATTCAAAATCAACAAAAAATATTCTTTAAGTTTTGGTTTGCAATTGGGTTTCGAGCAATCTTCTCTGGGTTTCTATAAGTTACTTTTTGGAGATCAAATAAATGATGATGGAATAACAGGCGATCCTACTAAAGACCGTGTATCTAATGAGTCTATCATCTACCCAGATATATCTTTTGGTTCTATGTTTTATGGTGAGAATTTTTGGTTTGGGTTATCGTTTTATCATATTAACCAACCATCAATCACTAGATTTCAAGAAGGATACGATAAACTCCCTTTACGGTTTTCTGCACAAGCTGGATATAGAATTCCCCTAACCTATAGATGGCACGGTAGTGTAGCAAATTATGACGATAAGTTTGTTTCGTTTATGATGCACTATCAAGCACAAGGCACAAAAGATCAATTAAGCACAGGTGTTAACCTAAATTATAAACCTTTAATTCTTGGTGTTTGGTATCGAGGTCTAATATTAAAAGATAATGAACATCCAAGTCAATTTAACCACGATGCATTAGTTATAATGTCTGGATTACAAGTCAAACAATTCACTTTTGGATATAGCTTTGACATGCCAATTGGTGGCTTACAATTATCAGAAGGAGTTTCTCATGAAATATCATTAAGATATGACTTTAATTTCTTCCCGGGATATAGGAAGAAAAACAGGAAAGGCAAAACTGGCTTACCAACTGATAAATGTCCTACTCCAAACTTCTAGCAATACGAAATAATGAATAAACTGTACAAACTAATCCTATTAATACTACTATCATTTTCCTCAATTATATCTTCTTACGGACAAGAGATTGTGGTAACTTCTGATGGTAAAACTTACAATTTAACCAATGGTGATGTTCCACAAGGTTGTAATGTTATAAGTGGAAATATCGAGTTAAGGGGTGTAAGTGGATTTGATTCTCTAAAATGGATATATAATAACGATGTTATTAATTTTGGAAATCCATCTAGCTTCTTTCTAAATACTCCAGGTGTTAATACTGTAACGGCTAGATACAAGAAAAATGGTATTAACAATGAACTCTCAGGAACTTTCAATGTTTTAGGTACTCCAGATGATGGTGATTTTACAACTTCAGCAATTGAAGGTTGTGAAGGTACTGCAATTACTTTTAATGCGAGTGCCGATTTTGAATATCAAGATATAAAATTTACTGTAGATGGTGTCAGTATTGCTGATGGTGGTAGTTATACCTTCAATAGAGATGGTAATTACTCCATTACTATGGAAGGTAAAACCAAGGCAGGTTGTGATTTTATTGTACAAAAAACAAATTACATTACTATAATTGAGAGCTTCTCTATTACTGCAACGCCAAACAACAATTCAAGTTGCACTGGAACACTTACACAGAACTTCACAGTTTCTTCTCCAGAAAGTGGTGTGAATTATACATGGGACTTTGGCGATGGAAATACCGCAAATGGTACAAATGTAACACATACTTTTACCTCTTCTAATAGAGAAGATTTTACTGTTATTGTTACTGGTGAAAAAGTGGGTTGTTCTACTACAAAAGAAATTACCATAGCCTTAAATGTTGCTTCTGATTTATTTGATTATACTACTCCATCTTCAGCATGTGCAACGTATGATGTTACTTTTACTTCTAACCTACCTGCTGCTTTTGATGGAGAAACAATTATATGGGATTTTGGTGATGGAAATTCACAAACTACAACTTTACCTTCTTCTATAACGCACAATTATACTTCTGCAAACACAACGGTTAATGCAAGTGCAACTTTCAATGGTTGTACTGAAGATGTTTCTATTTCAATACCAGACTTGTTACCAAATACAATTAATATTTCTAGTAAATCACAATATTGTAGTGCTCCTTATACTACAAATCTTACTGCCAACAATATTTCGGACTTACCAGCCTCTTTTGATTATTTTTGGAGAACATCCGATAATCAGAGGATTGATAATACGCCAACGGCAAATTTTACGTTTCCAAATTTTGGGACTAATTACACAATTGAATTAGTTGCTACAAAAAATGGAGAGGAATGTGTTTTAGACAATACATCAGTAAGAGCAAGAAGAATTAATGCTACTATATATAGTAGTAATGGAAATCAAGGTTGTGTCACTTTTAATTCGGATTTATCATATGATTTAAGGGTATTTGGAAGTAATATTGATTTAAGTGATGTTGTTTCTACTAACTGGGTGATTACTAAAGATGCAAATCCATTTGCAACAAGTACAGATTTAGTTTATAATTTCAATACTACAGAACATGGTGATTATCATTTTGAATTAGAAATTGAAACTGTTGACGGTTGTACTGCTACAGAAGATTTTGATATTGAAGTTGGTTTAGAAATCACACCAGATTTTACAGTAGATAATCCATTAATCTGTAATCAAACTATTAATACATTTACCAATACAACAGATTTAGCGGCACTTGGAATTAACAGAAATGATGTTGTTTACGAATGGCAATATGTAAATGGCGGTGGATGGACTGTATCTAATGATCCAAATGGAAATGGTTCAAACTTCTATGAAAATATACAAACTCCAGGAACAGTTGATGTTTCTTTAAGGGCTACTTATAAAGGTTGTACTTCTGCACCTGTTGTAGTTAGACAATTTGATATTGAAGGACCATATGCTGAATTTGAATTTAATTTAACTGATAATTGTGACCCTAATTCTTTAGAAATTATCAATAACTCTTTAAATGCAGATAAACCTTTTGAATGGGAAGTTCTTGTAGATGGTAATACCTATAATTTTACAACAACAACTACTACTACGTTTAATTTAGTAGATGAAATTCCAGTTACTAACTTAACAACAGATGCCTATTATACTATCACGCTTACTGCAAAAAATGCTGCAGGTTGTGAAGATATTTATGATAGTTCATACATTATTGATTCCAATCCATCCGCTGATATTACTTGGAATGGCACTTCTTCTGTAGGTATTTGTGCTAATGAAACCAAAACATTCAACCCTGGCAGTAGTATTGTCAGTAGTGATGGTACTTTTGAATGGGCATTAACAAGAAATGGAACAGAATTAACGACTACTGAATATGCACTGATTGGTTTTGATAAATATACCTTCGAACCCAATGCTAGTTTTATAGATGATGGTACTTATACTGTTAGTGTCGATATTATATTTAATGATGGTTGTACAGATTCTGACTCAAAAGGCCCTATAAATGTTTACTCTTTTGACATTACTCAAGAAGTTCAAGGAGAAAATCATTTTTGCTATGATGGAACAACTACAGATGATGCCATATACAGTGTAACGACAAATATTTCAAACTTAAGTGCGTATACTTGGGAATGGACAATTGTTGGAAATGGATCAACTATTTATACAATTTCTGGCGATGAAAACAATTTAGAAGAATCAATTACATATAACTTCACAGATTTATTAAACGATCAAGATGATAATTATACAGTCACTTTTAAAATGATTTCTGATGCTTGTGAGAAAGAATCTTCTAAGACGGTGAAGGTCACAATGCCAGAAATTGATTTAAATGATGCTGCTACAACTTATGCTTCTTATAATTTTCTTTGTGATGAAGTAGAAACATATATAGACCCTAAATTAGATAGAGGAAAAGTCTTTAAACCTGCAAATAATAAAACTGTTTATAAATGGTTTAAAGTAGATGGCTCTAGTGAAACAGAAATCACAACGTTTAGTGAAGACAGAGGTGGAAATAATGTTATTTTTAAATTCACTGATCTATCTCCTGGTGTTCAAACCTTACGTTTATTTGTTACAGACAGTTATGGGTGTACTGGAACTGATAACATTGAAATTACTGTACCTGATTTACCAATTGGTGTAGCAGATTTTACTGCGTCTGCTGAAGAATTAGCATGTAGAGGTTCTATTTCGTTTGTTGATTATGCTAACGGGGAAGATGGAAACTCTCTTCCTAGATTTGATGTAAATGCTGATACAATAGAAATAGATTCGTGGACATGGCATATCACAAGAGATGCATCAGTAGATGAATTTTTCACAAAAGATACAGGCATTTTTGATTACTTTTTTGATGCAGGTGAATACACCGTTCAACTAACTGTTGAAGACAAACAAGGATGTACTTATACTTCTGAAATCTTAAACATTAAAGTTGGGGGTGTTAGAGGAGAATTAGCAATTTCTAGAAAAGCAGGATATGCTCCTTTTAATGTAGATTTTGTAGGAACACCTTCTTATGTTAGTGATGATGTTGACCCTACATTAATAGAATACATCTGGTTTTCTGGTGATGGATATAGTGAAACCAGTGATGAGAATTTTAGCTTTACCTACGATAGTGTTTTAGCTGTTGATAGAAATGCATTACCGGGGTTAATATTTAAGGATAATAACGGCTGTCAGTATCCTGCTAATTCTTTTGAACAGATTCAGATTTTAGCAGCACCTAAAAGAACAGTAAACAATATTACAAGATGTATTACTGAAGGAGATACCACTTTAATAGTATCTGATGATAGCTTCATTCCTGCTAATTTAGACGAAACTAATTATAGTTATACAGCAATAACAAAATACCAGTGGTATGTAGATAATGTAATCATTTCTTCTGCAGACAATGGAGATGTAGACAATGCAACTTTTACTTACGGGACAACAGATACTCCTTTTACAATAGACCCAGATGATGCCAATGGTAAAACATATATCATCAAATCTTGGTTAGAAGCTACCTATACAGATAAACTAGATGCTTCTAAAAGTTTTGTAGAAGAAGTCGCTTTTGATTCAGACACATTTACTGTTATTTATGATCCTCAACCAATTGCCGCTTTTACAAGTAACACCCCTGTGTGTTTAAGCGATTCTTTACAACTTGATGCAAGTACAAGTGGTTTTGGAAGTTTTAATAGAGGAACAATAACATCTTATCATTGGGTTATTCCTACTGTAAAAGATACAGTAACAACTACACCAATTCTTACTATAAAGTTTGCAACGGAAGGAACGTACAATGTTTCACTAACAATAGAAAGTGATAATAGTTGTGCATCAAATACCATAAGTGAAGATATAATAATAAAACCTTTACCAATTGTAGACTTTAATGCACCAGCTGTTTGTTTAGGTGAAGATATTATCTTTGAAAACCTATCTACTTTTGAAGGAACAGCAATAACTGCAGATCCATCAATCATTACTAGTGTAGCATGGTATTTTGATTATGATGAGAACAATCCTCAAGCCGCAAACTCTACAGAAGTCTCTCCTACTTTTAAATTTACTGATGATGGTTTACATCAAATTAAACTAGAAGTATATACTTTAGAAGGCTGTGTAGATTCGGTCATTAAAGAAATAGAAATTTATGAACTCCCTACTATTACTCCTGATGAAGACCAATATATTTGTGAAGGAGAAAGCATTGACCTCTCTGTTTTAGGTGGAACTTCATTTACTTGGAGTACTGGAGAAACAACAAGGTCAATTACAGTTACGCCAACTAGTGATAGTACTTTTTATGTTGATGTTCTAAATAACTTTGGTTGTTTGAGTAAAGATTCTGTTATAATTTTTGTTATCCCGGAGTTTGAACAAACGGCAACTTTTGAAGAAGCTTGTGAAGGTGATACAATAACACTTACGGCAAATATTGTAGCTTATGAAAACACCGTAGAAGTAATAGAGTGGTCTACAGGTCAAACTACAGAAACTATTCAAGTTACAACTTCAGGTACATACAATGTAACAAATACAGTCACACATTTAGATGGAAAAGTATGTATCTTTACAAAATCTGTAGATGTAGAATTCCATACAAACCCAGGAGAAATTGAAAAGGATACTGTTTATTGTTTTGATAATGGACCTATAACTTTAGCGGCTCCAGCCAATCCAAATTTTAGTTATTATTGGGAAGATACCGGAGAAACAACAGCAAATGTACAAAGAACAATAGCCGGAATTTATACCGTTACTGTTACAGATAATACCTACCCTACAAATTGTGCTACAACTTCCAGTATTGAAGTTATTGCACCTTCTTCTGTTGCTTCTTTTATTTCTAATGAAGTTTGTTTTGGTGATACTACTGTTTTTGATGCTTCTGCTAGTACAGTTGATTATGGTGGTTTAGAAGTAGAATACCATTGGGAATTAGGTATACATAAAGATACAATAACAACATCTGCTTCTTTAAATTATGCTTTCCCACAAGATGGTAATCATACTGTAGCACTTACTGTTATTCCTGTAAATGGATGTCCTTCTCCAACAATTAATCAAAATGTTATTGTCAACGAATTACCTGTAGTTAATTTCTCTGCGGATGATGTCTGTTTTAATGAAACTGTTGTATTTAATAATCTCACAACTTACTTAGGTTCTACAATTACCGCTTCTAGCACAAATATTACGGCTATAAATTGGGATTTTGATTATGATGGAGTTACTCCAAATTGGTCAAGTAATGAATTATCTCCAACTCATATTTATCTAGATTCTGGTAGTTATACTGTTTTATTAGAAATAATTACGGATAAAGGGTGTTCACAACAAATAGTAAAATCAGTCACTGTTTATGAATTGCCTATTCCTGTAATATCAGAAGATTTATATATCTGTGAAGGAGAAAATACCGATCTAGAGGTTTCTGGGGGTGTTGCTTATTTATGGGAAAGTACTTCAGAAACTACTTCTTCTATAAATGTTGCACCTATTTCAGACCAAACATATGTTGTGAAGGTTATTAATGAGCATGGATGTATTAGTTATGATTCAGTAACCGTGTTTGTTATTCCTAAAATAAAAACAGAACAACTAATCTATGAAGTTTGTGCAGGAACAGAGGTAATTCTTGATGCTAGAATTGGTGATTATGAAAATGTAACAGAAAATTATCAATGGTCTACAAACGAAAATTCACCTACAATTGCTGTTCTCGAACCAGGCACTTATTCAGTTATTAATACGGTTGAACATGAAAGTGGAAAAACTTGTACTTTCGAGCAAGAATATCAAGTAATACATAGGCCTATACCAGCTGGTTTTACATCATCCGATACTGTCTTTTGTTTTTCAAATGGCAATATTCGCTTAGATGCAACGGTTGGTAATAACTTTACCTACT is a genomic window of Flammeovirga pectinis containing:
- a CDS encoding PKD domain-containing protein; translation: MNKLYKLILLILLSFSSIISSYGQEIVVTSDGKTYNLTNGDVPQGCNVISGNIELRGVSGFDSLKWIYNNDVINFGNPSSFFLNTPGVNTVTARYKKNGINNELSGTFNVLGTPDDGDFTTSAIEGCEGTAITFNASADFEYQDIKFTVDGVSIADGGSYTFNRDGNYSITMEGKTKAGCDFIVQKTNYITIIESFSITATPNNNSSCTGTLTQNFTVSSPESGVNYTWDFGDGNTANGTNVTHTFTSSNREDFTVIVTGEKVGCSTTKEITIALNVASDLFDYTTPSSACATYDVTFTSNLPAAFDGETIIWDFGDGNSQTTTLPSSITHNYTSANTTVNASATFNGCTEDVSISIPDLLPNTINISSKSQYCSAPYTTNLTANNISDLPASFDYFWRTSDNQRIDNTPTANFTFPNFGTNYTIELVATKNGEECVLDNTSVRARRINATIYSSNGNQGCVTFNSDLSYDLRVFGSNIDLSDVVSTNWVITKDANPFATSTDLVYNFNTTEHGDYHFELEIETVDGCTATEDFDIEVGLEITPDFTVDNPLICNQTINTFTNTTDLAALGINRNDVVYEWQYVNGGGWTVSNDPNGNGSNFYENIQTPGTVDVSLRATYKGCTSAPVVVRQFDIEGPYAEFEFNLTDNCDPNSLEIINNSLNADKPFEWEVLVDGNTYNFTTTTTTTFNLVDEIPVTNLTTDAYYTITLTAKNAAGCEDIYDSSYIIDSNPSADITWNGTSSVGICANETKTFNPGSSIVSSDGTFEWALTRNGTELTTTEYALIGFDKYTFEPNASFIDDGTYTVSVDIIFNDGCTDSDSKGPINVYSFDITQEVQGENHFCYDGTTTDDAIYSVTTNISNLSAYTWEWTIVGNGSTIYTISGDENNLEESITYNFTDLLNDQDDNYTVTFKMISDACEKESSKTVKVTMPEIDLNDAATTYASYNFLCDEVETYIDPKLDRGKVFKPANNKTVYKWFKVDGSSETEITTFSEDRGGNNVIFKFTDLSPGVQTLRLFVTDSYGCTGTDNIEITVPDLPIGVADFTASAEELACRGSISFVDYANGEDGNSLPRFDVNADTIEIDSWTWHITRDASVDEFFTKDTGIFDYFFDAGEYTVQLTVEDKQGCTYTSEILNIKVGGVRGELAISRKAGYAPFNVDFVGTPSYVSDDVDPTLIEYIWFSGDGYSETSDENFSFTYDSVLAVDRNALPGLIFKDNNGCQYPANSFEQIQILAAPKRTVNNITRCITEGDTTLIVSDDSFIPANLDETNYSYTAITKYQWYVDNVIISSADNGDVDNATFTYGTTDTPFTIDPDDANGKTYIIKSWLEATYTDKLDASKSFVEEVAFDSDTFTVIYDPQPIAAFTSNTPVCLSDSLQLDASTSGFGSFNRGTITSYHWVIPTVKDTVTTTPILTIKFATEGTYNVSLTIESDNSCASNTISEDIIIKPLPIVDFNAPAVCLGEDIIFENLSTFEGTAITADPSIITSVAWYFDYDENNPQAANSTEVSPTFKFTDDGLHQIKLEVYTLEGCVDSVIKEIEIYELPTITPDEDQYICEGESIDLSVLGGTSFTWSTGETTRSITVTPTSDSTFYVDVLNNFGCLSKDSVIIFVIPEFEQTATFEEACEGDTITLTANIVAYENTVEVIEWSTGQTTETIQVTTSGTYNVTNTVTHLDGKVCIFTKSVDVEFHTNPGEIEKDTVYCFDNGPITLAAPANPNFSYYWEDTGETTANVQRTIAGIYTVTVTDNTYPTNCATTSSIEVIAPSSVASFISNEVCFGDTTVFDASASTVDYGGLEVEYHWELGIHKDTITTSASLNYAFPQDGNHTVALTVIPVNGCPSPTINQNVIVNELPVVNFSADDVCFNETVVFNNLTTYLGSTITASSTNITAINWDFDYDGVTPNWSSNELSPTHIYLDSGSYTVLLEIITDKGCSQQIVKSVTVYELPIPVISEDLYICEGENTDLEVSGGVAYLWESTSETTSSINVAPISDQTYVVKVINEHGCISYDSVTVFVIPKIKTEQLIYEVCAGTEVILDARIGDYENVTENYQWSTNENSPTIAVLEPGTYSVINTVEHESGKTCTFEQEYQVIHRPIPAGFTSSDTVFCFSNGNIRLDATVGNNFTYYWEDTGETTQSVERSQGGFYTVTITDTTYPTECATTTTIEVIAPTTTANFISNEVCFNETSLLDATLSTVDYDGLDVEYYWNFGSFGDTTTTTPTLNYTFPADGHHTVELTVTPVGGCSSEVFTSNVIVHQLPLVSFSTADICITDIAVFDNLSTYLNNEVKSNANQITSIKWDFDYNGSTPNWTSEEVSPRYQYTSIGTFKVLLEVTSEKGCPVQFESQITIFDTPTPILTEDLYICEGEQTTLKIDGGVAYLWENTKETTPEITVSPIEDETYIVKVINETGCISYDSVTVFVIPQIKTEQLVYEVCEGTEVLLDARVSAYDNILENYIWSTNENTSTITVSNPGIYSVINTVEHESGKICTFEQEYQVIHRPIPNGFAVTDTVICFETEFEITLDAPEGNNFVYYWEDTGETTASVIREEEGEYSVTIIDTTYPTDCEITTTVFVDDICPPRVFTPTAMTPNGDGLNEEFLIRSKYALDIKLNIYNRWGEIIFNRIYTNSDDARKEGNGWNGKHKGKIVPGGVYSVIVEFTSELDGKQHRQANHITVIN